DNA sequence from the Candidatus Kaistella beijingensis genome:
TTGGAATATTATAAATTTTTAGAAAAATAACTATGGAAAATTTTTGGAATGAACGATATGCAGATTCAGAATATGCTTACGGCATAAAACCTAACGAATATTTTGAAGAACAATTGAAAAAAATAAATCCTGCAAAAATATTATTACCTGCGGAAGGAGAAGGTAGAAACGCGGTTTTCGCCTCAAAAAATGGATGGGAAACTTTTGCTTTCGACATCAGTATTGAAGGAAAAAATAAGGCTGAAAACTTGGCTTCGAAAGAAAAAGTACTGATTGATTATAGGATAAATTCTATTGAAAATTGTGAGTATCCCCGAGAAAGTTTCGATGTTTTGGCATTAATATTTGCACATTTTCCACAGGAAAACAGAAATCTTTATCACAGGAAATTGGACGAATTTGTGAAAATTGGAGGTTATGTCATTTTGGAGGCATTCACCAAAAATCATTTAGAATAT
Encoded proteins:
- a CDS encoding class I SAM-dependent methyltransferase; protein product: MENFWNERYADSEYAYGIKPNEYFEEQLKKINPAKILLPAEGEGRNAVFASKNGWETFAFDISIEGKNKAENLASKEKVLIDYRINSIENCEYPRESFDVLALIFAHFPQENRNLYHRKLDEFVKIGGYVILEAFTKNHLEYSGKNKNLGGPKDLKMLYDLGEIKNDFSNYEILELSESVVEINEGTFHNGQSSVIRFFGKKIKNIE